The proteins below come from a single Arthrobacter crystallopoietes genomic window:
- a CDS encoding type I restriction endonuclease subunit R produces the protein MKKVFSGVNEDIYRTTSGADLIGVLNSHDPWLVCSLVHKFRGGEDDRSRDEAEGDFIAELNSKIPPGFSAKGNLFVFVDEAHRTQSGRMHRAMKQLLPGAMFIGFTGTPLLKADKATSIETFGSFIHTYRFDEAVADGVVLDLRYEARSIDQDLTSSAKIDQWFNAKTKGMTDLSKAELKKRWGTMQKVVSSEPRAKQIVNDILLDMETKPRLMDGYGNAMLVGSSIYQACKFYEMFANAGLRGKCAIVTSYQPQAGDISKEDSGHGATEKLRQYEIYRQMLADHFDEPADQALSKVEQFEKDVKELFINEPGQMRLLIVVDKLLTGFDAPSATYLYIDKKMRDHGLFQAICRVNRLDGDDKDYGYIVDYQDLFNSLETAITDYTSGALDGYEKSDIDGLLKDRLKQAREDLEEAMERIRALCEPVDPPKGTLQYQHYFCAQEQGNAAQLKNNEPKRVELYKSVAALARAYGAIANDMTEAGYTEAEAASIGKEVAHYAAVRDEVKLGAGEDVDFKQYEAGMRFLLDTYIQADPSETIADFENVGLIQLIVQEGAGAVDKLPAGIKKDPEAVAETIANNIRKVIVDEQAMNPKYYEDMSALLDAIIEQRRHGAIDYKQYLEQLIAHARKVGSQESDTVYPGWAKTGGQRALFDFGWDDEVTPIQVDVAIRTSKPHDWVGNKLKEKMVERAIRKVLPEDFDRFDDLFDLVKARDEYH, from the coding sequence ATCAAGAAGGTCTTCAGCGGCGTCAACGAGGACATCTACCGAACTACCTCCGGCGCTGATCTAATCGGTGTCCTCAACAGCCATGATCCGTGGCTGGTCTGTTCACTGGTTCACAAATTCCGCGGCGGCGAGGATGATCGGTCCCGCGATGAAGCCGAGGGCGACTTCATCGCCGAACTCAACTCCAAGATTCCACCCGGGTTCTCGGCCAAGGGCAACCTGTTCGTCTTCGTCGATGAGGCCCACCGCACTCAGTCCGGCAGGATGCACCGGGCCATGAAGCAGTTGCTGCCGGGAGCGATGTTCATCGGATTCACCGGTACTCCCCTGCTGAAGGCTGACAAGGCCACGAGCATCGAGACCTTCGGTAGCTTTATCCACACCTACAGGTTTGACGAGGCAGTCGCCGACGGGGTGGTGCTGGATCTGCGCTACGAGGCCCGCAGCATCGACCAGGATCTGACCTCCTCGGCGAAGATCGATCAGTGGTTCAACGCCAAGACCAAAGGCATGACCGATCTGTCCAAGGCCGAGCTGAAGAAGCGCTGGGGCACCATGCAGAAAGTGGTTAGCTCCGAGCCGCGGGCCAAGCAGATCGTCAACGACATCCTGCTCGACATGGAGACCAAACCCCGACTCATGGACGGCTACGGCAACGCCATGCTGGTCGGCTCCAGCATTTACCAGGCATGTAAGTTCTACGAAATGTTCGCCAATGCCGGGCTCAGGGGCAAGTGCGCCATCGTCACCAGCTACCAGCCCCAAGCCGGGGACATATCCAAGGAAGACTCCGGCCACGGCGCGACCGAGAAGCTGCGACAATACGAGATTTACCGCCAGATGCTCGCCGACCACTTCGACGAGCCGGCAGACCAAGCTTTGAGCAAGGTCGAGCAATTCGAGAAGGACGTCAAGGAACTATTTATCAACGAGCCGGGACAGATGCGTCTGCTCATCGTGGTGGACAAGCTTCTGACCGGATTCGATGCGCCCTCTGCCACTTACCTCTACATCGATAAGAAGATGCGCGACCACGGCCTGTTCCAAGCGATCTGCCGCGTCAACAGGCTCGACGGTGACGATAAAGACTACGGCTACATCGTCGACTACCAGGACCTCTTCAATTCCCTCGAAACCGCCATCACCGATTACACCTCCGGGGCTCTGGACGGCTACGAGAAGAGCGACATCGATGGCCTGCTCAAGGACCGCCTCAAACAGGCACGCGAAGACCTTGAGGAAGCCATGGAACGGATCCGGGCCCTGTGCGAGCCCGTGGATCCGCCCAAAGGCACTCTCCAGTACCAGCACTACTTCTGCGCTCAAGAGCAGGGCAACGCCGCACAGCTCAAAAACAATGAGCCAAAGCGCGTCGAACTGTACAAGTCCGTCGCGGCACTGGCGCGCGCCTACGGCGCCATCGCCAACGACATGACCGAGGCTGGCTACACTGAAGCCGAAGCCGCTTCCATCGGCAAGGAGGTCGCGCACTATGCCGCTGTCCGCGATGAGGTAAAGCTGGGAGCCGGCGAGGATGTCGACTTCAAGCAGTACGAAGCAGGCATGCGGTTTCTGCTCGACACATACATCCAGGCTGATCCGTCCGAGACGATCGCGGACTTCGAAAACGTGGGCCTGATTCAGCTCATCGTTCAGGAAGGCGCGGGTGCCGTGGACAAGCTCCCCGCCGGCATCAAGAAGGATCCCGAAGCAGTCGCCGAAACGATCGCTAACAATATCCGCAAGGTCATCGTCGACGAACAGGCCATGAATCCGAAGTACTACGAGGACATGTCTGCTCTGCTGGACGCGATCATTGAGCAGCGACGTCATGGCGCGATCGACTACAAGCAGTACCTCGAGCAGTTGATCGCGCACGCCAGAAAGGTGGGTTCACAAGAATCCGATACGGTCTACCCCGGTTGGGCCAAGACTGGTGGCCAGCGGGCCTTATTCGACTTTGGTTGGGACGACGAAGTGACGCCCATCCAAGTCGACGTGGCCATCCGGACAAGCAAACCTCATGACTGGGTCGGCAACAAACTCAAGGAAAAAATGGTCGAGCGAGCAATCCGCAAGGTTCTGCCTGAGGACTTTGACCGCTTTGACGACCTGTTCGATCTGGTCAAGGCGCGCGATGAGTACCACTAA
- a CDS encoding ATP-binding protein: MDQVLNPYTPNAGATPELVVGRDELLKEFETLLRRLARGRTDQSMIVTGLRGVGKTVLLGEFRQIADDFKWKVLELEASKHDDNHFRQTLYSKLRASLFQVSPRARWGERARNAAQVLQSFSLTVDPTTGAPTLSLEVEPAEGLADHGDLTLDLTDVLVAIGEAAADHGTGLVLLFDEVQFLSRFQLEAIIQAIHKTVQRKLPVTFVGAGLPQIAELAGDAKSYAERLFKFPRIGSLEEEDAARALAEPALAEGARFEQDALERAFKLTEGYPYFIQELGYQVWMVANDQVITLGDVEDAKDAYEAKLDESFFRVRLDRATQLQIAYMRAMAELGPESQKAADVAAVMGRESTQLAPTRSELIAMGLLYTPSHGYAGFTVPHFDRFMLRAVPELEVPKLQKRRPKKKG; encoded by the coding sequence ATGGATCAGGTGCTTAATCCCTATACTCCGAATGCTGGAGCCACCCCAGAGCTGGTTGTCGGGCGTGATGAGCTGCTCAAGGAGTTCGAGACGCTGCTGCGTCGGCTTGCCCGTGGCCGGACCGACCAGTCGATGATTGTTACCGGATTACGGGGCGTCGGGAAGACCGTTTTGCTGGGGGAGTTCCGGCAAATCGCGGATGACTTTAAGTGGAAAGTACTGGAGCTGGAAGCCAGCAAGCACGACGACAACCACTTCCGGCAGACGCTGTACTCCAAACTCAGGGCCTCGCTGTTCCAGGTGTCCCCGCGGGCGCGGTGGGGCGAGCGGGCCAGGAACGCCGCACAGGTCCTGCAATCATTCAGCCTCACGGTTGACCCGACGACCGGTGCCCCCACCCTTTCCCTGGAGGTCGAACCTGCCGAAGGGCTGGCGGACCACGGGGACCTGACACTGGACCTCACGGATGTTCTGGTCGCTATCGGCGAGGCGGCGGCAGACCACGGCACGGGCCTGGTGCTGCTTTTCGACGAGGTCCAGTTCCTTAGCCGCTTCCAGCTGGAAGCCATCATCCAAGCGATCCACAAGACGGTGCAGCGGAAACTTCCCGTGACGTTCGTCGGAGCCGGACTTCCACAGATCGCCGAACTGGCCGGAGACGCCAAATCCTATGCGGAAAGGCTCTTCAAGTTCCCGCGCATCGGTTCCCTCGAGGAGGAAGACGCGGCAAGGGCGCTGGCCGAGCCCGCACTGGCAGAGGGTGCTCGGTTTGAACAGGATGCACTCGAACGGGCTTTCAAGCTGACCGAAGGCTATCCCTACTTCATCCAGGAGCTCGGTTACCAGGTCTGGATGGTGGCCAACGACCAGGTGATCACGCTCGGCGATGTTGAAGATGCCAAGGACGCCTACGAGGCGAAGCTGGACGAATCGTTCTTCCGGGTCCGCCTGGACCGGGCGACGCAACTCCAGATCGCCTATATGCGGGCAATGGCCGAGCTAGGGCCCGAGTCCCAGAAGGCCGCGGATGTCGCGGCCGTGATGGGCCGTGAGTCGACCCAGCTGGCGCCGACCCGCTCAGAGCTTATCGCCATGGGGCTGCTGTATACCCCGTCGCATGGATACGCCGGTTTCACCGTTCCCCACTTCGACCGCTTCATGCTGCGCGCCGTACCTGAACTGGAGGTCCCGAAACTGCAGAAGCGCCGGCCGAAGAAGAAGGGCTGA
- a CDS encoding M48 family metallopeptidase produces the protein MSTTNASLTVSGIDVDIVYKDIKNLHIAVYPPQGRVRVAAPDRLDEDAIRLAVVQRLPWIKKQRAQLRNAARQSEREMLTGESHYVWGQRYRLSVVGEPGRIRLNLSGNRLTLQAPAESTADERREALDRWYRNELKREIPALIARWEPAIGRDVAKWTVRRMKTKWGSCNRESAHIWFNLELAKKHPKCLEYIVVHEMTHLLERHHSERFTALMDHFLPDWQARRDELNAAPLRSEEWTH, from the coding sequence ATGAGTACCACTAATGCTAGCCTCACGGTCTCGGGCATCGACGTCGATATCGTGTACAAGGACATCAAGAACTTGCACATCGCTGTCTATCCGCCCCAAGGCCGCGTCCGTGTCGCCGCACCCGACCGGCTGGACGAGGATGCCATCCGGCTCGCCGTCGTCCAGCGGCTGCCCTGGATCAAAAAACAGCGCGCTCAGCTGCGCAATGCCGCCCGCCAGTCCGAACGCGAAATGCTCACCGGCGAGTCGCACTACGTCTGGGGCCAGCGCTATCGGCTCAGCGTTGTCGGTGAACCGGGTCGGATACGGCTGAACCTCAGCGGAAACCGGCTGACCCTGCAGGCACCGGCAGAGAGCACCGCGGACGAGCGCCGCGAGGCCTTAGACCGGTGGTACCGCAATGAGCTGAAGCGGGAAATCCCTGCCCTTATCGCCAGGTGGGAGCCAGCTATCGGGCGTGATGTGGCCAAGTGGACGGTTCGCCGTATGAAGACCAAATGGGGTAGCTGCAACCGCGAATCCGCACATATCTGGTTCAACCTGGAACTGGCGAAGAAGCACCCTAAGTGCTTGGAGTACATTGTGGTGCACGAGATGACCCACCTGCTCGAACGGCACCACAGCGAACGATTCACCGCGCTCATGGACCATTTCCTGCCCGACTGGCAAGCCAGACGCGATGAGCTGAACGCTGCTCCCTTACGGAGCGAAGAGTGGACACATTGA
- a CDS encoding PadR family transcriptional regulator, producing MENFNWPVEWLRGVLTPAVLSVVSDGQTYGYLIAQRLADAGLGTVKGGTLYPLLARLEQDGDVISTWREGQGGPGRKYYSITPGGRQHLAALRADWQVFADRSTAVITGRKEHA from the coding sequence GTGGAGAATTTCAACTGGCCGGTCGAGTGGCTCAGGGGAGTGCTGACCCCCGCGGTGCTGTCCGTCGTGAGCGACGGGCAGACCTACGGGTACCTCATTGCGCAGAGGCTCGCCGATGCAGGGCTGGGCACCGTTAAAGGCGGAACCCTTTACCCGCTCCTGGCCCGGCTGGAACAGGACGGCGACGTTATCTCAACCTGGCGTGAAGGGCAGGGCGGGCCGGGACGGAAGTATTACTCGATCACCCCGGGCGGCCGGCAGCACCTGGCAGCCTTGCGGGCGGACTGGCAGGTGTTCGCAGACCGGTCAACAGCGGTGATCACCGGAAGGAAGGAACACGCATGA
- a CDS encoding AAA family ATPase, translated as MAGSIYGELLKFAENLEPWQRDALRRHTESPTLSDAEINELTDIAYAAALAGEKHLVDDATEVTFPDAVPLAEVHVPSTSSAAPSVGLKKVRHIQGVNRMSPGAAITLKPTGLNIVFGLNGVGKSGYTRILKRSCHSKYPEAVQGDVFAAGTIAPQAEIEYLLGDDDLSHEWTLSSPSTDLNLSRVAVYDSKTATAHVSRQGTELTVTPDGLELLTSLIATYDLVTTEVRRRVSVLKAEQQPGIVVDAADIEVKNVLSLLGKNFGYAAAEALGKLTDEEAAELTALPAEIGHLKTNSRAARLAKAQHDANQRTTQARRIENLAAKVCREQIQVLQGIRKRLQEIASDEAASQKHDFTAEAVPGVHSPHWKAMWAAAKEYAEAEAYPEHIFPDAAVPLCVLCHQPLTAEVHDRFTRFSQAMAADLSAEHRKLTTQAEKIVAGIDDAVSPEKIDEALLNLLAVEGGGFIQQLRQDMANVKELRDILADSSAAPETVDTIMTPFMDGASVSDGSGVPVDGYTIASSLMEAVQELDKAAAEYLAQVTTVQEEGADGAELAALEARYLNLSERSRVGMSLPNLKALHNRRIHINALGAVQRQCQTRGLSEKSKAVCAEYVQKVAEEFQRNLWSLEDPDLPGESRLQVELIADKVGKGISNIAFTVKGTATTKAKTHADGVLSEGELRAVSLSAFLADVVSSEDGSAIIFDDPMNSLDHGFQERVAKRLVKEARNRQVIVFTHSTAFMGALWYEGVKKDINAQAEDGITSPQPVETHFIEIDKHPGLGTGIQVAESKEPIKGYLGTTAMADKLIGQAKQHHENGDMTAYSRDCMEFGNTIRKAWEYAVEEVVINGVVARNKPGVSTMNLKALLALGRADIAAVDKGMEVSNLFVHSTGSGWERSLPQPSQLRSRLSDLQTWVKDFRKRKEAIL; from the coding sequence GTGGCGGGAAGCATCTACGGGGAACTGCTGAAGTTTGCGGAGAACTTGGAACCATGGCAGCGGGATGCCCTTCGGCGGCACACCGAGTCGCCCACCTTGTCGGATGCCGAAATCAACGAACTGACCGATATTGCCTACGCTGCAGCACTTGCAGGGGAAAAGCACTTGGTTGATGACGCCACCGAAGTCACGTTTCCCGATGCTGTCCCGCTGGCGGAGGTGCATGTTCCCAGCACCTCATCAGCAGCCCCCTCCGTCGGCTTGAAAAAGGTCCGGCACATCCAGGGTGTAAACCGGATGAGTCCGGGCGCCGCCATCACCCTCAAACCTACTGGGCTGAATATCGTGTTCGGACTGAACGGGGTAGGTAAGAGCGGATACACCCGCATCCTGAAACGTTCCTGCCATTCCAAATATCCAGAAGCAGTGCAAGGCGATGTTTTCGCCGCCGGCACCATCGCACCCCAGGCGGAGATTGAATACCTGCTGGGGGATGACGACCTCAGCCACGAATGGACGCTGAGCAGCCCCAGCACTGACCTGAACCTGTCCAGGGTCGCCGTATATGACTCCAAGACAGCAACCGCCCATGTCTCCCGGCAGGGAACGGAACTGACAGTCACCCCTGATGGGCTGGAACTGCTGACCAGCCTCATTGCCACCTACGATTTGGTCACTACCGAAGTCCGCAGGCGGGTATCCGTCCTCAAAGCAGAACAGCAGCCCGGCATCGTTGTGGACGCCGCCGATATCGAGGTAAAAAATGTCCTGTCCCTGCTGGGAAAGAACTTTGGCTATGCAGCCGCCGAAGCGCTTGGCAAGCTCACCGATGAGGAAGCCGCCGAACTGACCGCCCTCCCGGCGGAAATCGGCCACCTAAAAACCAACAGCCGGGCAGCACGCCTTGCCAAGGCACAGCATGACGCAAACCAGCGGACTACCCAGGCACGCCGGATCGAAAACCTTGCAGCGAAGGTCTGCAGGGAACAAATCCAGGTACTGCAGGGCATCAGGAAACGGCTGCAGGAAATTGCCAGCGACGAAGCCGCCTCACAAAAGCACGACTTCACCGCAGAGGCAGTGCCCGGGGTACACAGCCCCCACTGGAAGGCAATGTGGGCCGCGGCGAAGGAGTATGCGGAGGCGGAAGCCTACCCGGAACACATCTTCCCCGACGCCGCCGTGCCGTTATGCGTGCTGTGCCACCAACCCCTTACGGCAGAAGTGCATGACCGATTCACGCGCTTTAGCCAGGCGATGGCGGCTGACCTGTCCGCAGAGCACCGGAAACTGACCACCCAGGCGGAGAAAATCGTTGCCGGCATCGACGATGCGGTGTCTCCGGAAAAGATTGACGAAGCCCTCCTGAACCTGCTGGCAGTCGAGGGCGGCGGATTCATCCAGCAATTGCGGCAGGACATGGCCAACGTCAAGGAACTCCGGGATATCCTTGCCGACAGCAGTGCAGCCCCGGAAACGGTTGATACAATCATGACCCCGTTCATGGACGGTGCGTCGGTCAGTGACGGCAGTGGTGTTCCTGTGGATGGCTACACGATTGCTAGCAGCCTCATGGAGGCGGTGCAGGAACTGGACAAGGCAGCTGCCGAATACCTTGCACAGGTAACCACCGTCCAGGAGGAAGGTGCAGACGGGGCGGAACTAGCAGCCTTGGAAGCCCGATACCTGAACCTGAGCGAGCGGTCACGGGTAGGGATGTCGCTGCCCAACCTCAAGGCACTCCATAACCGGCGAATCCATATAAATGCCTTGGGAGCGGTTCAACGGCAGTGCCAAACCCGGGGACTATCCGAAAAATCCAAGGCGGTATGCGCCGAGTACGTGCAAAAGGTCGCTGAGGAGTTCCAGCGCAACCTTTGGAGCCTGGAAGACCCCGACCTTCCCGGTGAATCCCGGCTGCAGGTGGAACTCATCGCAGACAAGGTTGGCAAGGGCATCAGCAACATCGCCTTTACGGTCAAAGGGACAGCCACAACAAAAGCAAAAACGCACGCTGACGGCGTACTGAGCGAGGGGGAACTGCGGGCAGTATCCCTGAGTGCATTCCTAGCGGATGTGGTGAGCAGTGAAGACGGTTCGGCGATCATTTTTGATGACCCGATGAACTCCCTTGACCACGGCTTTCAGGAGCGCGTGGCGAAACGACTGGTGAAGGAAGCCCGGAACCGGCAGGTTATCGTGTTCACCCACAGCACCGCATTCATGGGTGCCTTGTGGTATGAGGGCGTCAAAAAGGACATCAATGCTCAGGCGGAGGACGGGATCACCTCCCCGCAACCTGTTGAAACCCACTTTATTGAAATCGACAAGCATCCTGGCCTCGGGACCGGCATTCAGGTGGCGGAGAGCAAGGAGCCGATCAAGGGTTACCTTGGCACCACCGCCATGGCGGACAAACTCATCGGTCAGGCGAAGCAGCATCACGAGAACGGGGATATGACAGCATACTCCCGGGACTGCATGGAGTTCGGCAACACCATCCGGAAGGCGTGGGAGTACGCCGTCGAGGAAGTCGTCATCAATGGGGTCGTTGCCAGGAATAAGCCAGGCGTTTCAACGATGAACCTTAAGGCCTTGCTGGCACTGGGTCGAGCGGATATTGCGGCAGTTGACAAGGGAATGGAAGTCAGCAACCTGTTCGTCCATTCCACCGGTTCGGGATGGGAGAGAAGCCTGCCGCAACCCAGCCAACTCCGGTCTCGGCTAAGCGACCTTCAGACTTGGGTTAAGGATTTCCGGAAGCGGAAGGAGGCCATACTCTAA
- a CDS encoding type I restriction-modification system subunit M, which yields MALKKSDLYSSLWKSCDELRGGMDASQYKDYILTMLFMKYVSDKAKTDPSSLIDAPEGGSFDDMITLKGDKEIGDKINKIIAKLAEANDLQKVIDLADFNDEEKLGKGKEMQDRLSKLVTIFQDLDFRGSRAEGDDLLGDAYEYLMRHFATESGKSKGQFYTPAEVSRIMAKLLGITPNTPFSATAYDPTCGSGSLLLKVADEAPQGLTLYGQEKDNATWALSRMNMILHSNEIADIRKGDTITSPQFTQGDQLATFDFVVANPPFSTKSWSNGLENEYGRFEYGTPPEKNGDYAFLLHILKSMKSTGKAAVILPHGVLFRGGTEAAIRKQLLKRGYIKGIIGLPTNLFYGTGIPACIIVLDKENAQARTGAFMIDASKSFIKDGNKNRLRSQDMHKIVDVFTKQTEIERYSRMVPLNEIGNSANNYNLNIPRYIDSSEPEDIQDLHAHLHGGIPDRDIEALRASWDAFPTLRKELFRGNGRHGYSELTVDITEVQQKILNSAEFAAFSEKARAQVTDWYAAHRSALDSINEKTKPQELIVEIADDLLNRFKDTPLLDEYDVYEQLMSYWHSVMHDDVFLIMNDGWLNAAKPPQASPRPADHRPH from the coding sequence GTGGCACTGAAGAAATCGGACCTGTACAGCTCGCTATGGAAGAGCTGCGACGAACTCCGCGGAGGCATGGACGCCTCCCAATACAAGGACTACATCCTCACGATGCTGTTCATGAAGTACGTCTCGGACAAGGCGAAGACCGACCCGAGCAGCCTCATCGACGCGCCTGAGGGCGGATCCTTTGACGACATGATCACTCTCAAGGGTGATAAGGAAATCGGCGACAAGATCAATAAAATTATCGCCAAACTCGCCGAAGCCAACGACTTGCAGAAGGTCATCGACCTGGCCGACTTCAACGATGAAGAAAAGCTGGGAAAGGGCAAGGAGATGCAGGACCGCCTTTCCAAGCTGGTAACCATCTTCCAGGACCTGGACTTCCGCGGCTCCCGAGCCGAAGGCGATGACCTGCTCGGCGATGCCTATGAATATCTGATGCGTCATTTCGCCACCGAATCCGGCAAATCCAAGGGCCAGTTCTACACCCCTGCAGAAGTCTCCCGCATCATGGCCAAATTGCTCGGCATCACTCCCAACACCCCATTTTCCGCCACCGCATACGACCCCACCTGCGGCTCGGGATCCCTTCTGCTGAAGGTGGCGGACGAAGCCCCCCAGGGGCTGACACTCTACGGGCAGGAGAAGGACAACGCGACCTGGGCCCTGTCCAGGATGAACATGATCCTGCACAGCAATGAAATCGCCGATATCCGCAAGGGCGACACGATCACCAGCCCCCAGTTCACCCAGGGCGACCAGCTGGCAACCTTTGACTTCGTCGTAGCCAATCCCCCCTTCTCCACCAAGTCATGGAGTAACGGGCTCGAGAACGAGTATGGCCGCTTCGAATATGGAACACCGCCTGAGAAGAACGGCGACTATGCCTTCTTGCTGCACATCCTCAAATCCATGAAGAGCACCGGAAAGGCCGCCGTCATCCTTCCCCACGGCGTCCTGTTCCGCGGCGGGACCGAAGCAGCTATCCGAAAGCAGTTGCTGAAACGGGGCTATATCAAGGGCATCATCGGTCTGCCCACCAACCTCTTCTACGGCACGGGAATTCCTGCCTGCATCATCGTGCTCGATAAGGAAAACGCCCAAGCTCGCACCGGTGCCTTCATGATCGATGCTTCGAAGAGCTTCATCAAGGACGGCAACAAAAACCGTCTCCGGTCCCAGGACATGCACAAAATCGTGGATGTATTCACCAAGCAGACCGAAATCGAACGCTATTCCCGCATGGTGCCGCTGAACGAGATCGGCAACAGTGCCAATAACTACAACCTCAACATCCCGCGGTACATTGACTCCTCCGAGCCCGAAGATATCCAGGATCTCCATGCCCACTTACACGGCGGAATTCCCGACCGCGACATTGAGGCCCTGCGCGCCAGTTGGGACGCCTTCCCCACCCTCCGCAAGGAACTTTTCCGAGGAAACGGCCGCCATGGCTACAGCGAGCTCACCGTCGACATTACCGAAGTGCAGCAAAAGATCCTGAACTCGGCAGAATTCGCGGCATTCTCCGAAAAAGCTCGCGCCCAAGTTACAGACTGGTATGCAGCTCACCGCTCCGCTCTTGATTCGATCAACGAGAAAACCAAGCCGCAGGAACTTATCGTCGAGATCGCCGACGACCTGCTGAATAGATTCAAGGACACACCGCTTCTCGACGAATACGACGTCTACGAACAGCTGATGTCCTACTGGCACTCCGTCATGCATGACGACGTCTTTCTGATCATGAACGACGGCTGGCTTAACGCCGCCAAGCCACCACAAGCAAGCCCGCGTCCTGCTGATCACCGACCGCACTGA